One genomic window of Conger conger chromosome 7, fConCon1.1, whole genome shotgun sequence includes the following:
- the LOC133133261 gene encoding high mobility group protein B3-like: protein MAKGDPHKPKGRMSAYAFFVQACHKEHKKKNSDIPINFAVFSKKCFGRWKTMSGKEKSRFDDMAKQDKALYDEEMMSYMPAGKKGKKKNDPNAPKRPPNLVKKSPPRKRRSLTEMAEGDPRKPKGRMSAYAFFVLFCHEEHKKNSDIPINYAVFSKKCLGRWQTMSGKEKSRFDDMAKQDKARYDEEMMSYMPAGKSLQ from the exons ATGGCCAAAGGTGATCCACACAAGCCTAAGGGCAGGATGTCTGCATACGCCTTCTTTGTCCAGGCGTGTCACAAAGAGCACAAGAAGAAGAATTCTGACATCCCAATAAACTTTGCCGTGTTCTCAAAGAAGTGCTTCGGCAGGTGGAAG ACTATGTCAGGGAAGGAGAAGTCCAGGTTTGATGACATGGCGAAGCAGGACAAGGCACTCTATGATGAGGAGATGATGAGCTACATGCCTGCTGGGAAAAAGGGCAAGAAGAAGAATGACCCCAACGCTCCCAAAAGACCTCC gAATCTGGTAAAGAAGTCTCCTCCACGGAAACGCAGGTCTCTGACCGAAATGGCCGAAGGTGACCCACGCAAGCCTAAGGGCAGGATGTCTGCCTACGCCTTCTTTGTCCTATTTTGTCACGAAGAGCACAAGAAGAATTCTGATATCCCGATAAACTATGCTGTGTTCTCCAAGAAGTGCTTGGGCAGGTGGCAG ACTATGTCAGGGAAGGAGAAGTCCAGGTTTGATGACATGGCGAAGCAGGACAAGGCACGCTATGATGAGGAGATGATGAGCTACATGCCTGCTGGGAAAAGTCTGCAGTGA